In one window of Bradyrhizobium diazoefficiens DNA:
- a CDS encoding GGDEF domain-containing protein, with translation MVKVLDEHERTMAFAEVALGQIRSLKQTAIPRNYEIWYVYATGYNAPLNKIINETLARNGKLTEADLEQIYDAYLSHIKTTDRIDKVGARVIGEIDDVVDVLSEALGMTSSYDASLSGAAKELSLAKQAEQIKSIIESLLRSTGEMRESNKTLEDRLILAKSEISNLQQSLEAIRAESLTDPLTGLGNRKYFDRMIGMAVQSALASGEPLSLLLFDIDHFKSFNDSYGHLTGDQVLRLVGLSLKQTIKGQDITARYGGEEFAVVLPNTALRQALTVADHIRRAVMAKELKKKSTGEILGRVTISVGVSMLKQGDDTEALIERADACLYAAKRNGRNRVICEVDPEYAVETHNRVA, from the coding sequence GTGGTCAAGGTGCTCGATGAACACGAACGCACGATGGCGTTCGCCGAGGTGGCGCTCGGTCAGATCCGATCGCTCAAGCAAACTGCAATTCCCCGCAATTACGAGATCTGGTACGTCTACGCGACCGGCTACAATGCGCCGCTCAACAAGATCATCAACGAGACGCTGGCACGCAACGGCAAGCTGACCGAAGCCGATCTCGAGCAGATCTACGACGCCTATCTCTCCCACATCAAAACCACCGACCGCATCGACAAGGTCGGTGCGCGCGTCATCGGCGAAATCGACGACGTCGTGGATGTGTTGAGCGAAGCTCTCGGAATGACGAGCTCTTACGACGCCAGCCTGTCGGGTGCTGCGAAGGAGCTTTCGCTGGCCAAGCAGGCCGAGCAGATCAAATCGATCATCGAATCTCTGCTCCGTTCCACCGGCGAAATGCGTGAGAGCAACAAGACGCTGGAAGATCGGCTCATCCTGGCGAAGAGCGAGATCAGCAATCTTCAGCAGAGCCTGGAGGCGATCCGCGCCGAGAGCCTGACAGATCCGCTGACGGGCCTCGGCAACCGCAAATATTTCGACCGCATGATCGGCATGGCCGTGCAGAGCGCGCTTGCGAGCGGCGAACCGCTGTCGCTCTTGCTGTTCGACATCGACCATTTCAAGTCGTTCAACGATTCCTACGGCCATCTCACCGGTGACCAGGTGCTCCGGCTGGTCGGCCTGTCCCTGAAGCAGACCATCAAGGGCCAGGACATCACCGCGCGCTACGGCGGCGAAGAATTCGCGGTGGTGCTGCCCAACACCGCGCTGCGCCAGGCCCTCACCGTCGCCGACCACATCCGCCGCGCCGTGATGGCGAAGGAACTGAAGAAGAAATCCACCGGCGAGATCCTCGGCCGCGTCACCATTTCCGTCGGCGTCTCCATGCTGAAGCAGGGCGACGACACCGAAGCGCTGATCGAGCGTGCGGATGCCTGCCTCTATGCCGCCAAGCGTAACGGCCGCAACCGTGTGATCTGCGAAGTCGACCCGGAATACGCGGTCGAGACGCACAACCGGGTGGCATGA